The following proteins come from a genomic window of Paracoccus sp. MBLB3053:
- a CDS encoding sugar ABC transporter ATP-binding protein: MTVLALRNVSKSFGPIEVLHGVDLALEPGEVHALIGENGAGKSTIMKILGGFLDPSSGEILLDDKPHRFASGPEAEAAGITVIHQEFNLAQDLSVAANVFLGRETGNWRLDHAAMRAETLALLGRLHSKIDPDSLIRSLSVPDRQMVEIAKALSRRARVLIMDEPSAVLTHREVGTLYEQIDRLKAEGVAILYCSHRLDEVEHLADRITVLRDGRVVRRAERGEMNENQMATAMVGRELRDFYPPKGTPLGKAALEVVGLNVPGAVHQASLTLAKGEVLGIAGLVGSGRTELAEGLVGLRPASGEVRVNGKLVRIQGLRDAFAAGLAYLTEDRKEAGLLLQKSLRTNLTLAALERFGKWHLDTRAEDRALDSASKEFDIRAPRRDMPAGKLSGGNQQKLLLAKTMLPDPEIILIDEPTRGIDVGTKRQIYAFIRRLADQGRSIVVISSEMTEVIGISDRVLVMRSGRIAGELKGSDMTEENIVRLAMGVNEAA; the protein is encoded by the coding sequence ATGACGGTGCTGGCGCTGCGCAATGTTTCGAAGAGCTTCGGCCCGATCGAGGTATTGCACGGCGTCGACCTCGCGCTGGAACCCGGCGAGGTTCACGCGCTGATCGGCGAAAATGGGGCCGGAAAGTCCACGATCATGAAGATCCTCGGCGGTTTTCTGGATCCGAGCAGCGGAGAGATCCTGCTGGATGACAAGCCCCACCGCTTTGCGAGCGGACCCGAGGCCGAGGCGGCCGGGATCACCGTCATCCACCAGGAATTCAACCTCGCCCAGGATCTCAGCGTCGCGGCCAATGTCTTTCTTGGGCGGGAAACAGGGAACTGGCGGCTCGATCATGCCGCGATGCGCGCAGAGACCCTGGCACTGCTGGGACGATTGCACAGCAAGATAGACCCCGACAGCCTGATCCGCAGCCTGTCAGTCCCCGACCGTCAGATGGTCGAGATCGCCAAGGCGTTGTCGCGCAGGGCACGCGTGCTCATCATGGACGAACCCAGCGCGGTTCTGACTCATCGTGAAGTGGGCACGCTCTATGAACAAATCGATCGGTTAAAGGCGGAGGGCGTCGCGATCCTGTATTGTTCGCATCGATTGGATGAGGTCGAGCATCTCGCGGACCGTATCACCGTCCTACGCGACGGCCGCGTGGTCCGCCGCGCTGAACGCGGCGAGATGAACGAAAACCAGATGGCCACGGCCATGGTCGGCCGCGAGTTGCGGGACTTCTATCCGCCGAAGGGCACCCCCCTCGGCAAAGCCGCCCTTGAAGTGGTAGGGCTGAACGTGCCCGGGGCGGTCCATCAGGCAAGCCTGACCCTGGCCAAGGGTGAAGTGCTGGGCATTGCCGGGCTGGTCGGCTCGGGTCGGACGGAATTGGCCGAGGGCCTCGTGGGACTTCGTCCTGCATCGGGCGAAGTTCGCGTGAACGGCAAGCTAGTCCGAATTCAGGGATTGCGCGATGCCTTTGCCGCAGGACTGGCCTATCTGACCGAAGACAGGAAGGAAGCGGGCCTGCTGCTGCAAAAATCGCTGCGCACGAACCTGACCCTCGCCGCGCTCGAGCGCTTTGGCAAGTGGCATCTGGACACGCGCGCCGAGGATCGGGCCCTGGATAGTGCCTCGAAAGAGTTCGACATCCGCGCTCCGCGCCGCGACATGCCAGCGGGCAAGCTTTCCGGAGGCAATCAACAGAAACTTCTGTTGGCAAAGACGATGTTGCCCGACCCCGAGATCATCCTGATCGACGAACCGACAAGGGGGATCGATGTCGGCACCAAACGGCAGATCTACGCCTTCATCCGCAGACTGGCCGACCAGGGCCGCAGCATTGTCGTCATCAGCAGCGAGATGACAGAGGTCATCGGTATATCGGACCGCGTGCTTGTGATGCGAAGCGGAAGGATCGCGGGCGAACTGAAGGGCAGCGACATGACCGAGGAAAATATTGTACGCCTTGCCATGGGCGTGAATGAGGCCGCATGA
- a CDS encoding Gfo/Idh/MocA family protein: MKPIRLGMVGGGSGAFIGAIHRIAARMDGRFDLVAGALSSDPDRATTSAAELGIRSYSSFAAMAEAEPLREDGIEAVAIVTPNHMHAAPAVAFLNAGIHVICDKPLTATSQQAREIAKAAEASSARFFLTHNYSALPMVREARARVAEGSLGQVRLVQAEYLQGWLADNVRSKQADWRTDPAQAGAGALGDIGTHAWQLAEFVTGQTPSYVSADLSSMVPGRPIDDDARVALRYASGAKGGIWASQVAVGQENGLSLRVFGDEAALEWRLSDSERLIFSPKNGPAQILTRAHDRSASFRTPPGHPEGYLEGFANLYLDIASIIRGDLSAADRVPGLSAGLSGMAFITAAKSSSERDGAWTEVSP; this comes from the coding sequence ATGAAACCTATCCGTTTGGGGATGGTCGGCGGCGGCAGCGGTGCATTCATCGGTGCGATCCACCGCATTGCTGCACGCATGGATGGGCGGTTCGATCTGGTCGCGGGGGCACTCAGCAGCGATCCTGATCGCGCGACAACGAGCGCCGCCGAACTGGGAATTCGCAGCTATTCCAGTTTCGCGGCCATGGCCGAGGCGGAACCCCTGCGCGAGGATGGCATCGAAGCCGTCGCGATCGTGACGCCAAATCACATGCATGCCGCACCAGCCGTCGCTTTTCTCAATGCGGGCATCCATGTCATCTGCGACAAGCCTCTGACCGCCACTTCGCAACAGGCCCGCGAGATCGCCAAGGCTGCCGAAGCCAGTTCAGCGCGCTTTTTCCTGACGCATAACTATTCGGCCTTGCCCATGGTGCGTGAGGCGCGCGCCCGAGTCGCCGAAGGATCATTGGGTCAAGTTCGGCTGGTTCAGGCCGAATATCTGCAAGGTTGGCTCGCGGACAATGTTCGCAGCAAGCAGGCCGATTGGCGCACTGATCCGGCGCAGGCAGGCGCAGGCGCGCTTGGCGATATCGGCACGCACGCCTGGCAATTGGCCGAATTCGTCACCGGCCAGACCCCCAGCTATGTCTCGGCCGATCTCTCGAGCATGGTGCCGGGCCGCCCGATCGACGATGATGCGCGGGTCGCGCTGCGCTATGCCTCGGGCGCAAAAGGTGGCATCTGGGCGAGCCAGGTTGCAGTCGGGCAGGAAAACGGACTGTCCTTGCGCGTGTTCGGCGACGAGGCCGCACTGGAGTGGCGACTTTCGGACAGCGAGCGGCTGATTTTTTCGCCCAAGAACGGCCCTGCGCAGATCCTGACGCGGGCGCATGACCGCTCGGCCTCGTTTCGAACTCCGCCCGGCCACCCGGAAGGATATCTGGAAGGCTTCGCGAACCTCTATCTGGACATCGCGTCCATCATTCGTGGCGATCTGTCCGCCGCTGATCGTGTCCCAGGACTTTCGGCCGGGCTTTCCGGCATGGCCTTCATCACCGCGGCAAAGTCTTCGTCCGAACGCGATGGCGCCTGGACCGAGGTTTCCCCATGA
- a CDS encoding sugar phosphate isomerase/epimerase family protein, translating to MQTIKGPALFLAQFIGAEAPFDSWDGITRWAADCGYAGVQVPTHDPRILDLDRAESSQDYRDEFLGIARQNGVEVTELSTHLQGQLVAVHPAYDAGFDAFAPESLRGNPKARQEWAVDQVGRAIRVSRLLGLNAMASFSGALAWPYLYPWPQRTPGLVETAFDALAARWRPLLDLAEENGIDICYEIHPGEDLHDGVTFEMFLDRVNGHARANMLYDPSHYVLQQLDYLQNIDIYHDRIRMFHVKDAEFRPNGRQGVYGGYQPWLDRAGRFRSLGDGQVDFGAIFSKLTQYGFGGWAVVEWECALKHPEDGAKEGARFVREHIIRVTPHAFDDFAASAVDRMAIERALGL from the coding sequence ATGCAGACCATCAAGGGACCTGCGTTGTTTCTGGCGCAGTTCATAGGTGCCGAGGCACCTTTTGATTCATGGGACGGGATTACCCGCTGGGCGGCCGATTGCGGTTATGCGGGCGTGCAGGTGCCGACGCATGATCCGCGAATTCTTGATCTAGATCGTGCGGAAAGCTCGCAGGATTACCGCGACGAGTTTCTGGGCATCGCGCGACAGAACGGCGTCGAGGTGACAGAGCTGTCGACGCATCTTCAAGGTCAGCTGGTCGCGGTCCATCCGGCCTATGATGCGGGCTTTGATGCCTTCGCACCCGAAAGCCTTCGCGGCAATCCGAAAGCCCGGCAGGAATGGGCGGTCGATCAGGTCGGCCGCGCGATCCGGGTCAGCCGCCTGTTGGGGCTCAATGCCATGGCCTCCTTTTCGGGGGCGCTTGCCTGGCCCTATCTTTATCCTTGGCCGCAGCGCACCCCGGGTCTGGTAGAGACAGCGTTCGATGCATTGGCGGCACGGTGGCGCCCGCTTCTGGATCTGGCCGAGGAAAATGGCATCGACATCTGCTACGAAATCCATCCGGGCGAAGATCTGCATGACGGGGTGACATTCGAAATGTTCCTCGACCGCGTCAATGGCCATGCCCGCGCGAACATGCTTTACGATCCGTCACACTATGTGCTGCAGCAGCTTGATTACCTGCAGAATATCGACATCTATCACGACCGCATCCGCATGTTCCATGTCAAGGATGCCGAGTTCCGGCCGAATGGGCGGCAAGGTGTGTATGGCGGCTACCAGCCCTGGCTGGACCGTGCCGGAAGGTTCCGCAGCCTGGGCGACGGTCAGGTCGATTTCGGCGCGATCTTCTCGAAGTTGACGCAATACGGGTTCGGCGGCTGGGCCGTGGTGGAGTGGGAATGCGCGCTCAAGCACCCGGAGGATGGTGCGAAAGAGGGCGCGCGCTTTGTCCGCGAGCATATCATTCGCGTCACCCCCCATGCCTTCGACGATTTCGCGGCAAGCGCGGTGGACCGCATGGCGATCGAAAGGGCGCTTGGGCTATGA
- a CDS encoding LacI family DNA-binding transcriptional regulator: MEKFVPRVKLADVARLAGVSASTVSRVLSNPEVVAVTTRQAVMNAVEATGYRLNHAARNLRKQRTGSVVALVPNLGNPFFSKILAGMGRELAQAGYDLLVADTMEGSAEQKSFRRFFDPSRADGIILLDGRVPADELAPQLGLPPMVCACEWVEGADLPCVRLDNEAGSRLAVEHLLSLGHRHIGLIGGPAGNVLHMARLAASKAAAGNARLTLFQGDFTLQSGLAAARSWIDMPRADRPSAIHAFSDEMACAFLSTVQQAGFRVPEDVSIVGFDDIELASFLTPALTTIHQPKRQIGRDAARLILRAIGGESVTPVTRLVPDLMIRGSTGIASDRIHGGRRGAKADR; encoded by the coding sequence ATGGAGAAGTTCGTCCCTCGTGTGAAACTAGCCGACGTGGCTCGCCTCGCCGGAGTTTCGGCATCAACCGTCAGTCGTGTTCTGTCCAATCCAGAAGTGGTCGCCGTAACGACCAGGCAGGCGGTGATGAATGCGGTTGAGGCCACTGGCTACCGGCTGAACCACGCTGCGAGGAACCTGCGAAAGCAACGCACCGGAAGCGTCGTGGCGCTGGTCCCCAATCTGGGAAATCCGTTCTTTTCGAAGATCCTTGCAGGCATGGGCCGTGAACTTGCCCAGGCAGGTTACGATCTGCTGGTGGCAGACACCATGGAGGGATCAGCAGAGCAGAAATCTTTCCGCCGTTTTTTCGATCCGTCCCGTGCTGACGGTATCATTCTGCTGGACGGTCGTGTTCCTGCGGATGAACTCGCGCCGCAGCTCGGACTTCCGCCGATGGTCTGTGCTTGTGAATGGGTCGAGGGTGCCGATTTGCCTTGCGTCAGGCTCGACAACGAAGCGGGGAGCCGGCTCGCAGTCGAACACCTGCTTTCGCTAGGCCATCGTCATATCGGATTGATCGGTGGACCGGCCGGGAACGTCCTGCACATGGCCCGTCTCGCGGCGTCGAAGGCCGCCGCAGGGAATGCCCGACTTACCCTTTTCCAAGGTGATTTCACCCTGCAATCTGGACTGGCCGCCGCGCGAAGCTGGATCGACATGCCCCGTGCTGACCGACCTTCCGCGATCCATGCCTTTTCGGACGAAATGGCATGCGCCTTTCTGTCGACCGTTCAGCAGGCCGGGTTTCGGGTTCCCGAGGATGTGTCGATCGTCGGCTTCGATGACATTGAGCTCGCCTCGTTCCTGACGCCGGCGTTGACCACGATCCATCAACCGAAACGACAAATTGGCCGCGATGCTGCGCGACTCATCCTTCGCGCGATCGGTGGCGAGAGCGTTACCCCTGTGACCCGTTTGGTTCCGGATCTGATGATCCGAGGCTCGACCGGTATCGCGTCAGACCGCATCCATGGTGGCCGTCGGGGCGCGAAGGCCGATCGGTAA
- the ilvD gene encoding dihydroxy-acid dehydratase, whose protein sequence is MPAYRSRTTTHGRNMAGARGLWRATGMKDGDFGKPIIAVVNSFTQFVPGHVHLKDLGQLVAREIEAAGGVAKEFNTIAVDDGIAMGHDGMLYSLPSREIIADSVEYMVNAHCADAMVCISNCDKITPGMLNAAMRLNIPAIFVSGGPMEAGKVVMHGKTHALDLVDAMVAAADDSVSDEDVQTIERSACPTCGSCSGMFTANSMNCLTEALGLSLPGNGSTLATHADRKRLFVEAGHVIVDLARRYYEQNDVNVLPRNVANKRAFENAMSLDIAMGGSTNTVLHILAAAHEGGIDFDLGDIDRLSRNVPCLSKVAPAKQDVHMEDVHRAGGIMAILGQLERGGLIHRDTPTVHSPTLGDAIDRWDIDRTDSEAVHDFYRAAPGGIPTQTAFSQSARWDTLDMDRQNGVIRSVNAPFSADGGLAVLKGNIALDGCIVKTAGVDDSILKFTGPAVVFESQDAAVSGILGNKVKAGDVVVIRYEGPKGGPGMQEMLYPTSYLKSKGLGKSCALITDGRFSGGTSGLSIGHCSPEAAQGGMIGLVRNGDIIEIDIPNRTINLAVNEAELADRRAAQDQQGWKPAEQRKRNVTLALRAYAAFASSADKGAVRILPE, encoded by the coding sequence ATGCCAGCCTATCGCTCTCGCACGACCACCCATGGACGGAACATGGCCGGGGCCCGCGGCCTCTGGCGTGCCACGGGGATGAAGGACGGTGACTTCGGCAAGCCCATTATCGCCGTGGTCAATTCCTTCACCCAGTTCGTGCCGGGTCACGTCCACCTGAAGGATCTGGGCCAGCTCGTCGCGCGCGAGATCGAAGCGGCTGGCGGTGTCGCCAAGGAGTTCAATACGATCGCGGTCGATGACGGCATCGCGATGGGCCATGACGGCATGCTTTATTCGCTGCCTTCGCGCGAGATCATCGCCGATAGCGTGGAATACATGGTGAATGCCCATTGCGCCGACGCCATGGTCTGCATTTCGAACTGCGACAAGATCACCCCCGGCATGCTGAACGCTGCAATGCGGTTGAACATTCCCGCGATCTTCGTTTCGGGCGGCCCTATGGAAGCGGGCAAGGTCGTCATGCACGGCAAGACCCATGCGCTGGACCTGGTCGATGCGATGGTCGCCGCCGCCGACGATTCCGTTTCGGACGAGGACGTCCAGACCATCGAGCGTTCGGCCTGCCCGACCTGCGGCTCTTGCTCGGGCATGTTCACCGCGAACTCGATGAACTGCCTGACCGAGGCGCTCGGGCTTTCCCTGCCGGGCAATGGATCGACGCTGGCGACCCATGCCGACCGCAAGCGGCTTTTCGTCGAAGCTGGCCATGTCATCGTCGACCTTGCGCGTCGCTACTATGAACAGAACGACGTGAACGTCCTGCCTCGCAACGTCGCGAACAAGCGCGCCTTCGAGAACGCCATGTCGCTTGACATTGCCATGGGCGGTTCGACGAATACGGTTCTGCATATCCTTGCGGCCGCCCATGAAGGCGGCATCGATTTCGACCTTGGCGACATCGACCGGCTCAGCCGCAATGTTCCTTGCCTGTCCAAGGTCGCACCCGCCAAACAGGACGTGCACATGGAGGACGTTCATCGCGCCGGTGGGATCATGGCGATCCTAGGTCAGCTGGAACGAGGCGGACTGATCCATCGCGACACGCCAACGGTTCACAGCCCCACGCTAGGTGACGCGATCGACCGCTGGGATATCGACCGGACCGACAGCGAAGCGGTCCACGATTTCTACCGCGCGGCCCCCGGCGGCATCCCGACCCAGACGGCCTTCTCGCAGTCGGCGCGCTGGGACACGCTGGACATGGATCGCCAGAATGGCGTCATCCGCTCGGTCAATGCGCCTTTTTCGGCCGATGGCGGCCTTGCGGTTCTCAAGGGCAATATCGCGCTCGACGGCTGCATTGTGAAAACCGCGGGAGTTGACGACTCGATCCTGAAATTCACCGGGCCTGCCGTCGTCTTCGAAAGCCAGGACGCTGCAGTCAGCGGCATCCTCGGCAACAAGGTCAAAGCCGGCGACGTGGTCGTGATCCGCTATGAAGGTCCGAAGGGCGGTCCGGGCATGCAGGAAATGCTGTACCCGACCAGCTACCTCAAATCTAAGGGCCTTGGAAAATCCTGCGCCCTGATCACCGACGGTCGCTTTTCGGGCGGAACCTCGGGGCTGTCGATCGGCCATTGCTCGCCCGAAGCGGCGCAGGGCGGCATGATCGGTCTGGTCCGCAATGGCGACATCATCGAGATCGACATTCCCAACCGAACGATCAACCTTGCCGTGAATGAGGCCGAGCTTGCCGATCGGCGCGCCGCACAGGACCAGCAGGGCTGGAAACCAGCCGAACAGCGCAAGCGCAACGTAACGCTCGCGCTTCGCGCCTATGCCGCCTTCGCCTCATCGGCAGACAAGGGCGCCGTTCGCATCCTGCCCGAATAG
- a CDS encoding SRPBCC family protein — protein sequence MTLQDMTDEFGTMVSPTTLVIRRWLPGPVDRIWSYLIDGEKRRKWLAAGEMTLSPGAPLELVWRNDELSSPSDPRPEDIPAEHRLESRVIAFDPLRSLTIAWGNGEVTFELEPKGDRVLLTLTHTGLSERSAKLMVSAGWHAHLDLLVSEASGSTPASFWASWSSLKAEYANRIPS from the coding sequence ATGACCCTTCAAGACATGACCGACGAATTCGGAACAATGGTTTCGCCCACCACATTGGTAATCCGTCGATGGTTGCCAGGACCGGTCGACCGGATCTGGAGCTATCTCATCGACGGCGAGAAGCGCAGAAAATGGCTTGCCGCAGGCGAAATGACACTTTCACCCGGAGCACCACTCGAACTTGTCTGGCGCAACGATGAACTCAGCAGCCCGTCCGATCCCAGACCAGAGGACATTCCGGCCGAACATCGGCTGGAAAGCCGAGTGATCGCCTTTGATCCCTTGCGAAGCCTGACCATTGCCTGGGGCAACGGCGAGGTCACATTCGAGTTAGAGCCGAAAGGCGATCGGGTGCTTCTGACCCTGACCCATACCGGTCTGAGCGAACGATCGGCCAAGCTCATGGTCAGCGCGGGATGGCATGCCCATCTGGACCTTCTCGTCTCGGAGGCATCCGGGTCGACGCCTGCAAGCTTCTGGGCCAGTTGGTCGAGCCTCAAGGCGGAGTATGCGAACCGTATCCCGAGCTGA
- a CDS encoding ArsR/SmtB family transcription factor — translation MDMVFNALGDPTRRRMLRDLARGERTISELAAPHEMSLAAASKHIKVLEKAGLIRREIQWRTHICRLEAAPLKGAFDEIAFYEQFWTDRLDRLERLLRSEDDEALPTNPKKQRSTKE, via the coding sequence ATGGACATGGTTTTCAATGCACTTGGCGATCCGACCCGCAGGCGGATGCTCCGCGATCTGGCCCGCGGCGAGAGAACGATCAGCGAGCTTGCCGCGCCGCATGAAATGTCGCTGGCCGCAGCCTCGAAACATATCAAGGTCCTTGAGAAAGCTGGGCTCATTCGCCGCGAGATCCAGTGGAGGACGCATATCTGCCGTCTCGAAGCCGCGCCCTTGAAAGGCGCCTTCGACGAAATCGCCTTCTATGAGCAGTTTTGGACGGATCGGCTGGATCGGTTGGAACGCCTTCTGCGCAGCGAAGATGACGAGGCTTTGCCCACCAACCCAAAGAAGCAGCGATCAACGAAGGAATGA
- a CDS encoding BCCT family transporter, whose product MIDPASHEAIPSPEGATQLIDTDYEIGQDNINYRRRFVFELDIHNVVFSVSAIGVVAFTLLTLMFQNTLEPFFTATRNVLTSNLDWFFLSAANVFVLLCLALIVLPLGRIRLGGPDATPNYSYASWFSMLFAAGMGIGLMFYGVAEPMGNYTAAFDGPVVGPDGLRTDWAPLDGAPGDPLGARRLAMAATIFHWALHPWSIYAIVALSLALFAYNKGLPLTLRSVFYPLLGEKVWGWPGHVIDILAVFATIFGLSTSLGFGAQQASAGLNFLFGWPATTGAMIFLIIIITGIATASVVAGMDRGVKLLSEMNMVLAFLLLLFIVAVGPTFQIASGFFKNLLAYGEYLPALSNPFGRDDDNFRQGWTAFYWAWWISWSPFVGMFIARVSRGRTVREFLVAVLLIPSLVSTLWMTALGGTAISQVVSEGLTSVQDAALELKLFEMLAHLPLSWLTSLIGIVLVIVFFVTSSDSGSLVIDTIGAGGKVNAPVPQRVFWATFEGLVAIALLLGGGLVALQAMAVSTGFPFAIVLLLAAVSLVMGLRAEPRPD is encoded by the coding sequence GTGATCGATCCTGCATCGCACGAGGCGATCCCTTCACCCGAAGGGGCAACCCAGCTCATCGATACGGATTACGAGATCGGGCAGGACAATATCAACTATCGGCGCCGGTTCGTCTTCGAGTTGGACATCCATAACGTCGTCTTCAGCGTCTCGGCCATCGGAGTGGTGGCCTTCACCCTGCTGACGCTGATGTTCCAGAACACGCTGGAGCCTTTCTTCACCGCCACGCGAAACGTTTTGACTTCGAACCTCGACTGGTTCTTTCTCAGCGCCGCGAATGTTTTCGTGCTGCTTTGTCTCGCCCTGATCGTGCTGCCGCTTGGCCGTATCCGTCTGGGCGGGCCCGACGCCACACCGAATTACAGCTATGCTTCTTGGTTTTCGATGCTTTTTGCTGCCGGCATGGGCATCGGCCTGATGTTCTACGGCGTGGCCGAGCCGATGGGCAACTACACCGCCGCCTTCGATGGGCCTGTTGTCGGACCTGACGGGCTGCGAACGGACTGGGCGCCTCTGGATGGCGCGCCGGGCGATCCGCTGGGTGCTCGCCGACTGGCCATGGCAGCCACGATTTTTCACTGGGCGCTGCACCCCTGGTCGATCTATGCCATCGTCGCCCTGTCGCTGGCGCTGTTTGCCTATAACAAGGGGCTGCCGCTGACCTTGCGATCGGTGTTCTACCCGCTCCTGGGAGAGAAGGTTTGGGGATGGCCTGGCCATGTCATCGACATTCTCGCGGTCTTTGCGACAATCTTCGGCCTATCGACCTCGCTCGGCTTTGGGGCGCAACAAGCCAGCGCCGGGCTGAACTTCCTGTTCGGCTGGCCCGCCACCACCGGAGCGATGATCTTCCTGATCATCATTATCACCGGCATTGCGACGGCTTCGGTCGTGGCCGGTATGGACAGGGGCGTGAAGCTTTTGTCCGAGATGAACATGGTTCTGGCATTCCTGCTTCTGCTTTTCATCGTCGCGGTCGGACCGACATTTCAGATCGCGTCGGGGTTCTTCAAGAACCTTCTGGCCTATGGCGAATACCTCCCGGCGCTGTCCAACCCCTTCGGCCGGGATGACGACAATTTCCGCCAAGGCTGGACGGCCTTCTACTGGGCGTGGTGGATCAGCTGGTCACCCTTTGTCGGCATGTTCATCGCCCGTGTCAGCCGTGGCCGCACGGTCCGCGAGTTCCTGGTGGCCGTACTGCTGATCCCTTCGCTTGTGTCGACCCTGTGGATGACTGCGCTTGGAGGAACTGCGATCAGCCAGGTCGTCAGCGAGGGTCTGACCTCGGTTCAGGATGCGGCGCTTGAACTGAAGCTGTTCGAGATGCTGGCCCATCTGCCGCTGTCTTGGCTGACCTCTCTGATCGGGATCGTGCTGGTTATCGTGTTCTTCGTGACCTCGTCGGATTCGGGGTCGCTGGTCATCGATACGATCGGCGCCGGAGGCAAGGTGAATGCACCAGTGCCGCAGCGCGTCTTCTGGGCCACATTCGAGGGCCTCGTGGCGATTGCCCTGCTGCTGGGCGGGGGATTGGTCGCGCTACAGGCGATGGCCGTTTCGACGGGATTTCCCTTTGCGATCGTGCTGCTCTTGGCCGCCGTCTCGCTGGTGATGGGATTGCGCGCCGAGCCACGGCCAGACTGA
- a CDS encoding GAF domain-containing protein, which yields MSLINMDVLRRSLEGIIPSVLATCDLENVPNVSLISQVHYVDCDHVALSYQFFNKTRQNLLATGSASVVVIDPVTMMQHRLSLDYVETRTEGPIFESMKARLAGIASHAGMADVFKLLGSDLFRVREIEQVPAQCRPEPYPERDLLLALRLTCRELSAVVELGTLLDRALDCLERYFGIARSMALMLDPDAARLFTLASHGYSPSGIGSEVLLGEGVIGVAARQDTAIRIGHMTREYGYGEAVRNAAIRSGLDWQRATEITFPGLAEPASQIAVPIRSPTRLIGVLFCESEQSFRFWHDDETALSILADHLGALIELLPDRAGTADPPIILPRPGGENRVVIRHFAQDDSIFLGNDYLIKGVAGAILLRLVRERIATGRDEFTTRELRLDPSLRLPDNAENLDARLVLLRKRLEEREACLRIEKSGRGRFRLCTASPLVLQSIAGTPG from the coding sequence ATGAGCCTCATCAACATGGATGTCCTGCGTCGCTCGCTGGAAGGGATCATTCCTTCCGTGCTCGCGACATGCGATCTCGAGAATGTCCCGAACGTCTCGCTGATTTCGCAGGTGCATTACGTCGACTGCGATCATGTGGCGTTATCGTATCAGTTCTTCAACAAGACGCGCCAGAACCTGCTCGCAACTGGTTCCGCCTCGGTCGTCGTGATCGATCCGGTGACCATGATGCAGCACCGTTTGTCGCTCGACTATGTCGAGACACGGACCGAGGGACCGATTTTTGAATCCATGAAGGCGCGTTTGGCAGGTATCGCATCTCACGCAGGGATGGCAGATGTCTTCAAGCTGCTCGGTTCGGACCTGTTCCGCGTGCGCGAGATCGAGCAGGTTCCCGCACAGTGCCGACCAGAGCCCTATCCCGAACGTGACCTGCTTCTGGCCCTTCGCCTTACCTGTCGGGAGCTTTCCGCGGTCGTCGAACTCGGCACCTTGCTGGATCGCGCACTCGACTGCCTCGAACGGTATTTCGGGATCGCGCGCTCAATGGCGCTTATGCTTGATCCGGACGCGGCGCGGCTGTTCACGCTTGCCTCGCATGGATATTCGCCCTCGGGCATCGGGTCGGAAGTGTTGCTTGGCGAAGGCGTCATCGGGGTCGCCGCGCGTCAGGACACCGCGATACGGATCGGCCACATGACCCGCGAATACGGTTATGGCGAAGCCGTGAGGAATGCGGCGATACGTTCGGGCCTTGACTGGCAGCGCGCGACCGAGATCACCTTTCCGGGGCTGGCCGAGCCGGCCAGCCAGATCGCTGTCCCGATCCGCTCTCCCACAAGGCTGATCGGGGTGCTGTTTTGCGAAAGTGAGCAATCCTTCCGCTTCTGGCATGATGACGAAACTGCGCTGTCGATACTGGCCGATCATCTCGGGGCGCTGATCGAGCTCTTGCCTGATCGCGCCGGCACGGCCGATCCCCCCATCATCCTGCCCCGGCCGGGTGGGGAAAATAGGGTCGTGATCCGTCATTTCGCGCAGGATGACAGCATCTTTCTTGGCAATGACTACTTGATAAAGGGGGTCGCCGGCGCCATTCTTCTGCGGTTGGTCCGTGAACGTATCGCTACCGGACGCGACGAGTTCACCACGCGCGAGCTGCGGCTGGACCCAAGCTTGCGGCTGCCCGACAATGCCGAGAATCTTGACGCCCGTCTCGTCTTGCTTCGCAAGCGTCTGGAAGAACGCGAGGCTTGTCTGAGGATTGAAAAATCCGGCCGCGGGCGGTTCCGGCTCTGCACCGCCAGCCCGCTGGTCCTGCAATCCATTGCGGGCACGCCCGGCTGA